A single region of the Triticum dicoccoides isolate Atlit2015 ecotype Zavitan chromosome 2B, WEW_v2.0, whole genome shotgun sequence genome encodes:
- the LOC119363109 gene encoding uncharacterized protein LOC119363109 isoform X1, with protein sequence MRRGLGSEALVHRHRAQAQLWVAVAVLVTGTIWLWSSSSVVLFGTHRVQDFVVDQLWRTADSNGWRASSAPRTYWPPPPTESESNGYLRVRCNGGLSQQRSAICNAGALPMDSGISLKRSRQIRSRPMLEKTEYRDEPLEHGLMGCSRARCRSSPEGRRAGCRGGEGGMRGACRPSSRRPSLRCSSGWSIPVLGLRVQCCPHHPLLPLAHRAVRVQKSNTPHCLPSIFRYIYLYKVYHHPMDHVLLIDQVIEVEVNGVRQRSGVLIKKRSCCLGSLLPPPPVASA encoded by the exons ATGCGCAG GGGCCTCGGCAGCGAAGCGTTGGTGCACCGGCACCGTGCACAGGCGCAGCTGTGGGTCGCGGTCGCGGTGCTGGTTACTGGCACCATCTGGCTCTGGTCCTCTTCCTCCGTTGTCCTCTTCGGCACCCACAGGGTCCAG GATTTTGTTGTAGATCAGTTGTGGAGAACTGCAGATTCAAATGGTTGGAGAGCATCTTCTGCACCACGCACCTATTGGCCTC CCCCACCAACTGAATCCGAGAGCAATGGGTACTTGCGTGTCCGGTGCAATGGTGGCTTGTCCCAACAACGAAGTGCA ATATGTAATGCTGGCGCTCTACCCATGGATTCCGGCATTAGCTTGAAACGCTCAA GACAAATTAGGTCTCGGCCAATGTTGGAGAAGACGGAGTACAGGGATGAGCCGCTCGAGCACGGTTTGATGGGATGTTCGCGCGCAAGATGCAGAAGTTCGCCAGAAGGAAGAAGAGCTGGGTGTCGAGGAGGAGAAGGTGGTATGCGAGGTGCTTGCAGGCCCAGCAGCAGGAGGCCGTCCTTGAGGTGCTCCTCTGGATGGTCCATTCCGGTGCTGGGCCTACGTGTTCAATGCTGCCCTCACCATCCCCTTCTTCCATTGGCTCATCGGGCCGTCAGAGTTCAGAAATCTAATACTCCGCACTGCCTCCCGTCCATTTTcagatatatatatttatataaggttTATCATCACCCCATGGATCATGTGTTGTTGATCGACCAGGTTATTGAGGTGGAGGTCAACGGGGTGAGGCAGAGAAGTGGAGTGCTCATAAAGAAACGAAG CTGCTGCCTGGGCTCGCTGCTGCCACCGCCTCCAGTCGCTTCCGCCTAG
- the LOC119363109 gene encoding uncharacterized protein LOC119363109 isoform X2 yields MRRGLGSEALVHRHRAQAQLWVAVAVLVTGTIWLWSSSSVVLFGTHRVQDFVVDQLWRTADSNGWRASSAPRTYWPPPPTESESNGYLRVRCNGGLSQQRSAICNAGALPMDSGISLKRSRQIRSRPMLEKTEYRDEPLEHGLMGCSRARCRSSPEGRRAGCRGGEGGMRGACRPSSRRPSLRCSSGWSIPVLGLRVQCCPHHPLLPLAHRAVRVIEVEVNGVRQRSGVLIKKRSCCLGSLLPPPPVASA; encoded by the exons ATGCGCAG GGGCCTCGGCAGCGAAGCGTTGGTGCACCGGCACCGTGCACAGGCGCAGCTGTGGGTCGCGGTCGCGGTGCTGGTTACTGGCACCATCTGGCTCTGGTCCTCTTCCTCCGTTGTCCTCTTCGGCACCCACAGGGTCCAG GATTTTGTTGTAGATCAGTTGTGGAGAACTGCAGATTCAAATGGTTGGAGAGCATCTTCTGCACCACGCACCTATTGGCCTC CCCCACCAACTGAATCCGAGAGCAATGGGTACTTGCGTGTCCGGTGCAATGGTGGCTTGTCCCAACAACGAAGTGCA ATATGTAATGCTGGCGCTCTACCCATGGATTCCGGCATTAGCTTGAAACGCTCAA GACAAATTAGGTCTCGGCCAATGTTGGAGAAGACGGAGTACAGGGATGAGCCGCTCGAGCACGGTTTGATGGGATGTTCGCGCGCAAGATGCAGAAGTTCGCCAGAAGGAAGAAGAGCTGGGTGTCGAGGAGGAGAAGGTGGTATGCGAGGTGCTTGCAGGCCCAGCAGCAGGAGGCCGTCCTTGAGGTGCTCCTCTGGATGGTCCATTCCGGTGCTGGGCCTACGTGTTCAATGCTGCCCTCACCATCCCCTTCTTCCATTGGCTCATCGGGCCGTCAGA GTTATTGAGGTGGAGGTCAACGGGGTGAGGCAGAGAAGTGGAGTGCTCATAAAGAAACGAAG CTGCTGCCTGGGCTCGCTGCTGCCACCGCCTCCAGTCGCTTCCGCCTAG
- the LOC119363109 gene encoding rhamnogalacturonan I rhamnosyltransferase 1-like isoform X3, whose translation MRRGLGSEALVHRHRAQAQLWVAVAVLVTGTIWLWSSSSVVLFGTHRVQDFVVDQLWRTADSNGWRASSAPRTYWPPPPTESESNGYLRVRCNGGLSQQRSAICNAGALPMDSGISLKRSRQIRSRPMLEKTEYRDEPLEHGLMGCSRARCRSSPEGRRAGCRGGEGGMRGACRPSSRRPSLRLLRWRSTG comes from the exons ATGCGCAG GGGCCTCGGCAGCGAAGCGTTGGTGCACCGGCACCGTGCACAGGCGCAGCTGTGGGTCGCGGTCGCGGTGCTGGTTACTGGCACCATCTGGCTCTGGTCCTCTTCCTCCGTTGTCCTCTTCGGCACCCACAGGGTCCAG GATTTTGTTGTAGATCAGTTGTGGAGAACTGCAGATTCAAATGGTTGGAGAGCATCTTCTGCACCACGCACCTATTGGCCTC CCCCACCAACTGAATCCGAGAGCAATGGGTACTTGCGTGTCCGGTGCAATGGTGGCTTGTCCCAACAACGAAGTGCA ATATGTAATGCTGGCGCTCTACCCATGGATTCCGGCATTAGCTTGAAACGCTCAA GACAAATTAGGTCTCGGCCAATGTTGGAGAAGACGGAGTACAGGGATGAGCCGCTCGAGCACGGTTTGATGGGATGTTCGCGCGCAAGATGCAGAAGTTCGCCAGAAGGAAGAAGAGCTGGGTGTCGAGGAGGAGAAGGTGGTATGCGAGGTGCTTGCAGGCCCAGCAGCAGGAGGCCGTCCTTGAG GTTATTGAGGTGGAGGTCAACGGGGTGA